A part of Vulcanisaeta moutnovskia 768-28 genomic DNA contains:
- a CDS encoding UxaA family hydrolase produces the protein MSRPTILGYVRPDGRVGIRNHLLVMSTVICSSFVTRRIADQVKGAVAIENPFGCGQLEPDLEVTKRTLINTAKNPNVGGVLVVGLGCEQIQADDLAKEIERTGKPVERVVVQEEDGGTPAAIEKGVRLLRRMAEEVLTQRSEEVDISNLTMGVECGGSDATSGLASNPVVGYASDKLIDLGGTVILSEAPEMIGAEEILANRAVSREVGDKIIRMVRKWVDLAASYNVDLVGTQPAPGNIAGGISTIEEKSLGAIIKGGSRPVQGVVDYAEVVKGKGLWLMDTPGYDVMSVVGMVAGGATLVVFTTGRGTPTGNPIAPVIKVTANPYTAKKMRENMDFDASTVTLGQEAIEQAGERLFKLIIDVARGKPTRAELLGFNEFVIHKIIPSF, from the coding sequence ATGAGTAGACCCACAATACTTGGTTACGTTAGACCTGACGGTAGGGTTGGCATTAGGAATCACTTGCTCGTTATGTCTACGGTGATTTGCTCAAGCTTTGTTACACGAAGGATTGCGGATCAAGTAAAGGGCGCTGTGGCTATCGAGAATCCGTTTGGTTGTGGCCAATTAGAGCCCGATCTAGAAGTTACCAAGAGGACCCTGATTAATACTGCTAAGAATCCCAATGTAGGCGGCGTATTAGTTGTTGGCCTTGGTTGTGAACAGATTCAGGCTGATGACTTAGCTAAGGAGATCGAAAGGACAGGCAAGCCTGTGGAGAGGGTTGTTGTTCAGGAGGAGGATGGTGGAACGCCAGCGGCTATTGAAAAAGGAGTTAGGCTTCTCAGGAGGATGGCTGAGGAGGTATTAACCCAAAGGTCTGAGGAGGTTGACATATCGAACCTAACAATGGGCGTTGAATGCGGTGGTTCAGATGCTACCTCAGGCCTTGCATCAAACCCTGTGGTTGGTTATGCATCGGACAAGCTAATTGATCTTGGTGGGACCGTGATATTGTCAGAGGCTCCAGAGATGATTGGTGCAGAGGAGATACTGGCCAATAGGGCTGTTTCTAGGGAGGTTGGTGATAAAATAATTAGAATGGTGAGGAAGTGGGTTGACCTTGCTGCATCATATAACGTGGACCTCGTCGGTACACAGCCAGCTCCCGGAAATATTGCCGGCGGGATCTCAACTATCGAAGAAAAATCCCTGGGTGCGATAATTAAGGGAGGCTCAAGGCCTGTGCAGGGTGTTGTTGATTACGCAGAGGTGGTGAAGGGTAAGGGTCTTTGGTTAATGGATACACCGGGCTATGATGTAATGTCAGTGGTTGGTATGGTAGCTGGTGGTGCAACACTTGTAGTATTCACCACAGGTCGTGGAACACCAACAGGAAATCCAATAGCACCAGTCATAAAAGTCACAGCAAACCCATATACGGCTAAGAAAATGCGTGAGAACATGGATTTTGATGCAAGCACGGTAACGCTTGGTCAAGAAGCCATTGAGCAGGCAGGTGAGAGATTATTCAAGCTAATAATTGATGTGGCTAGAGGCAAACCAACAAGAGCTGAGTTACTTGGCTTCAATGAATTCGTGATACACAAGATAATACCATCGTTCTAA
- a CDS encoding creatininase family protein: MRILEITRDDVPKDSLIIVPIGSVEQHGPHLPLGTDSIIANYVAEEVERRLPSRVLLYPVIAVGSSMEHVGFTGTTWVRFENLIHYILDFIEGVSAWDPVGVVFVNGHGGNVDALNIVVKEWNYSRRNPRIYHYYAYNRRVIDFITRYFPSFGHADAVETSLIAAINRDLVRWDRIINVDVSGNINIVRTIDVSRTGVVGSLSRDLVKPEVGSEILRFMVNDILRQIQDIYGITINNER, encoded by the coding sequence GTGAGAATTCTGGAGATAACTCGTGATGATGTACCTAAGGATTCATTGATTATTGTGCCTATTGGTTCTGTGGAGCAGCATGGTCCGCACTTACCCTTGGGTACTGACTCGATCATTGCAAACTACGTTGCTGAGGAAGTCGAGCGTAGGTTGCCGAGTAGGGTGTTGCTTTATCCTGTGATTGCTGTTGGTTCCTCAATGGAGCACGTGGGATTTACGGGTACTACGTGGGTTCGTTTTGAAAACTTAATTCACTATATCCTTGATTTTATTGAGGGGGTTTCTGCGTGGGACCCGGTTGGCGTTGTGTTTGTTAATGGACATGGTGGTAATGTTGATGCGTTAAATATCGTTGTTAAGGAATGGAATTACTCGAGGAGGAATCCGAGGATTTATCATTATTATGCGTATAATAGGCGGGTCATTGATTTTATAACGAGGTATTTCCCATCCTTTGGGCATGCAGATGCCGTTGAAACATCCTTGATAGCGGCGATAAATAGGGACTTGGTTAGGTGGGATAGGATTATTAATGTTGATGTTAGTGGTAATATTAATATTGTTAGGACAATCGATGTTAGTAGAACGGGTGTTGTTGGTTCGTTAAGTAGGGATCTCGTAAAGCCTGAGGTTGGTTCCGAAATACTTAGGTTCATGGTTAATGACATACTTAGGCAAATCCAGGACATCTATGGAATTACAATTAATAATGAAAGGTAA
- the glcS gene encoding glucose ABC transporter substrate-binding protein GlcS, with translation MNGPSNVGISRTALIAIVAIVVIVVIIGAVAAWYYSTISHKPPTAPSPTTVEFLTWWGPEDPQGLAWVAGNFSKYYPGYSVEYYSVPGAGGTNAKYVILGMLEAGKPPASFQAHFAPEVLSYVEIMPHGPADFVNFTSIAAQTGLLSKGVTEAVLAGMFNGTMFALPTNIHRGGMLYFNPQVLRQYGLPIPTTVEQLANETLYLASHGMTCIWIIPGGDGGWDQLNLWEYVFLGLAGEKYGPAQAAQLMNELLYGTLNLNDPSIASLINKTDQYFLLFTQYDCPGWQTMTWSSGLAYIIQGKAAFQVNGNWITEYAYIWYHTITYPATSPYTSWTNITLMEEPFPGTQGIYVLVIDSVAVPAYENPYESAAIKLAEFWDSYIGMEIWTSSGKGVIIWSNGTDFYPTPAQWFDYEQLISTPPNQFTIAPSDGGLFDDVFSNLNTYVSNLQQVGASYIPTFNSFLASAEQETYNEWMAAVKLGLGYMGYPGHPFANYLPPWVNPTTYHYQPYTPWWQTSS, from the coding sequence ATGAATGGTCCGTCTAATGTGGGTATTTCACGAACTGCATTAATAGCGATCGTAGCCATCGTGGTGATCGTAGTTATAATCGGCGCTGTAGCTGCATGGTATTATTCAACAATAAGCCATAAACCACCAACAGCACCCTCACCAACTACTGTTGAATTCTTAACATGGTGGGGTCCTGAAGATCCACAGGGTTTGGCATGGGTTGCCGGCAATTTCTCGAAGTATTACCCAGGTTATTCCGTTGAGTATTACTCAGTACCTGGTGCTGGTGGTACAAATGCTAAGTACGTAATATTAGGTATGTTGGAGGCAGGTAAACCGCCAGCTAGTTTCCAGGCGCACTTCGCACCTGAGGTTTTGTCTTACGTTGAGATAATGCCTCACGGGCCAGCGGACTTCGTAAACTTCACGTCAATTGCTGCACAAACTGGGTTATTAAGCAAGGGCGTGACTGAGGCTGTACTTGCGGGCATGTTTAATGGAACGATGTTTGCACTACCAACTAATATTCACAGGGGCGGTATGCTTTACTTCAATCCTCAGGTTTTGAGGCAGTATGGTTTGCCTATTCCGACTACTGTTGAGCAGCTTGCTAATGAGACTCTGTATCTTGCTTCTCATGGTATGACTTGTATTTGGATCATCCCCGGTGGTGATGGTGGTTGGGATCAGCTTAACCTTTGGGAGTACGTATTCCTCGGCCTTGCTGGTGAGAAATACGGGCCTGCCCAGGCCGCCCAATTAATGAATGAACTCCTATACGGCACACTAAACCTCAACGACCCATCAATAGCAAGCCTAATAAACAAAACAGATCAATACTTCCTACTATTCACTCAGTATGACTGCCCTGGATGGCAAACAATGACATGGTCATCAGGCCTAGCCTACATAATACAGGGCAAGGCAGCATTCCAAGTGAACGGTAACTGGATAACTGAATATGCATACATCTGGTACCACACAATAACCTACCCAGCAACATCACCATATACAAGCTGGACAAACATAACACTAATGGAGGAACCATTTCCAGGAACTCAGGGCATTTACGTATTAGTTATAGATTCGGTAGCCGTACCTGCTTATGAGAATCCTTATGAGAGCGCCGCCATCAAACTGGCAGAGTTTTGGGATTCATACATAGGTATGGAGATCTGGACCTCAAGTGGCAAGGGTGTAATAATTTGGAGCAATGGTACTGATTTCTACCCAACACCAGCCCAGTGGTTTGACTACGAGCAATTAATATCAACACCACCTAATCAGTTCACAATTGCTCCTAGTGATGGTGGTTTATTTGATGATGTATTTAGCAATTTAAATACTTATGTTTCGAATCTCCAGCAAGTAGGTGCTAGTTATATACCAACGTTTAATAGTTTCTTAGCCTCTGCTGAGCAGGAGACGTATAATGAGTGGATGGCTGCTGTTAAGCTTGGGCTGGGCTACATGGGCTACCCAGGACACCCATTCGCCAACTACCTACCACCATGGGTCAACCCAACAACATACCACTACCAACCATACACACCCTGGTGGCAAACAAGCAGCTAA
- the glcT gene encoding glucose ABC transporter permease GlcT, which produces MVRQSLIMAIPTLFFGGIIVFLLIWNFVISLENWSLFNPFPKFTGLLSYLYLFTQNFFYASIEHTILFTVGLVAIGNILGLLLAALLYFLPNNTQRAIYLSIFIYPIAIPPTATALVWLWLFNPQIGIDWLLSKLYLPSIPWFATPLNTQLALVLVEVWAYTGLAVLFYLASFLSVDRSIIEAARLDGASSMNLLFRVLLPNSMNGFIITTALLFLFSFRIFDIPFIMSGSATSPTLMTLVTYIYYLFAYSEYFSVAAALATLVAVIAAIVIIPYALLGLKRWVFRR; this is translated from the coding sequence ATGGTAAGGCAATCACTGATAATGGCAATACCTACACTATTCTTCGGAGGAATCATTGTATTCCTATTAATATGGAACTTCGTAATATCACTCGAGAATTGGTCATTATTCAATCCATTCCCAAAATTCACAGGCCTATTATCATACCTCTACCTATTTACACAGAATTTCTTTTATGCATCAATAGAGCACACAATACTCTTCACAGTTGGTCTCGTAGCAATTGGTAATATACTTGGCTTATTACTTGCCGCCTTACTTTATTTCCTGCCTAATAATACTCAACGAGCCATATATCTATCAATATTCATCTACCCAATAGCAATACCACCAACAGCAACTGCACTAGTTTGGTTATGGCTATTTAATCCACAGATTGGTATAGATTGGTTACTATCAAAACTCTACTTGCCATCTATACCTTGGTTCGCAACACCATTAAATACGCAATTAGCCCTGGTGTTAGTTGAAGTATGGGCATATACGGGCTTAGCCGTACTCTTTTACCTGGCTTCATTTCTAAGTGTAGATAGGTCAATAATAGAGGCTGCTAGATTGGACGGCGCATCTAGCATGAACTTACTATTTAGGGTATTATTACCAAACTCAATGAATGGGTTTATAATAACCACAGCATTATTATTTCTATTCTCATTTAGGATATTTGACATACCATTTATAATGAGCGGATCAGCAACAAGCCCAACATTAATGACACTAGTAACATACATCTATTACCTGTTTGCCTATTCTGAGTATTTCTCAGTTGCAGCTGCGTTGGCTACCCTTGTGGCTGTGATAGCCGCTATTGTGATTATACCATATGCATTACTTGGACTTAAGAGGTGGGTCTTCAGGAGGTGA
- a CDS encoding ATP-dependent 6-phosphofructokinase: MRIGILTGGGDAPGLNIAVYTLTKLLERKHEVYAIFHGWRGILDKEVRRVTSKDLIDFAFTGGTFIRTSRTNPFKDEARVETFARNLKELGLDVIVAIGGDDTLSAAAQTQARGLANVVGIPKTIDNDVYGTDYTIGFDTAVNEAIRVTESFKTTLISHERIGIVEVMGREAGWIALFTGLATMADFVLIPERPVNWDVVANRVKEVYRDRGWALVVVSEGIKEYGGPRDEFGHSRLGGVGNELAQYIEKVTGLETRAVVPGHIIRGVAPTAFDRVLAVRFATETHSLIENGDFSKMVAYRNGDIVNIPITEILGKNRLVSGYWMRLYEIYWGL; this comes from the coding sequence GTGAGAATTGGCATACTTACTGGTGGAGGTGATGCTCCAGGGCTTAACATAGCCGTATATACACTGACTAAATTATTGGAGAGGAAGCATGAGGTTTATGCAATATTCCATGGCTGGAGGGGAATACTGGATAAGGAGGTTAGGAGGGTCACGTCTAAGGACCTAATAGACTTCGCATTCACAGGTGGTACATTCATTAGGACATCGAGAACAAATCCATTTAAGGATGAGGCTAGGGTTGAGACCTTTGCCAGGAATCTTAAGGAGCTTGGTTTGGATGTTATTGTGGCCATTGGTGGTGACGATACCCTGAGCGCCGCTGCGCAGACCCAGGCGAGGGGTTTGGCTAATGTCGTTGGTATTCCAAAGACTATTGATAATGACGTATATGGTACTGACTATACTATTGGCTTTGATACTGCGGTTAATGAGGCCATCAGAGTAACGGAGTCCTTTAAGACTACGTTGATCTCTCATGAGAGGATTGGTATTGTTGAGGTCATGGGCAGGGAAGCTGGCTGGATAGCCCTATTCACTGGATTGGCTACGATGGCTGATTTCGTCCTCATACCCGAGAGACCTGTTAACTGGGATGTCGTGGCTAATAGGGTTAAGGAGGTGTATAGGGATAGGGGGTGGGCCTTGGTTGTTGTTTCTGAGGGTATTAAGGAGTACGGTGGACCTAGGGATGAGTTCGGGCATTCGAGGCTTGGTGGCGTTGGTAATGAATTAGCTCAATATATTGAGAAAGTTACTGGCCTTGAAACTAGAGCCGTGGTTCCGGGGCATATAATTAGGGGTGTAGCTCCAACGGCATTTGATAGGGTATTAGCCGTTAGATTCGCCACGGAGACCCACAGTTTAATTGAAAATGGTGATTTCAGTAAAATGGTTGCCTATAGGAACGGTGATATAGTCAATATACCCATAACAGAGATCTTAGGCAAGAATAGGCTAGTGAGTGGTTATTGGATGAGACTGTACGAAATATATTGGGGACTCTAA
- a CDS encoding class I fructose-bisphosphate aldolase produces the protein MTALVEKFLRIFARRGRSIILAYDHGIEHGPTDFMDNPDAVDPGYIIKLAREAGFDGIVFQRGIAEKYYDGSVPLIVKLNGKTSLYNGEPISVANCTVEEAVSLGASAVGYTIYPGSGYEWKMFEELARIKREAVKFDLPLIVWSYPRGGKVTNETAPEIVAYAARVALELGADAMKIKYTGDPKTFSWAVKVAGKVPVLMSGGPKTKTEEEFLRQVEGVIEAGAIGIAVGRNVWQRRDALKFTRVLSEIVYGGKKVVEVLGEVK, from the coding sequence ATGACTGCATTAGTTGAGAAGTTCCTAAGGATTTTCGCAAGGAGAGGTAGGTCAATAATACTGGCTTATGACCACGGTATTGAGCACGGCCCAACCGACTTCATGGACAACCCTGATGCGGTTGATCCAGGGTACATAATTAAATTAGCACGTGAGGCTGGTTTTGACGGTATTGTTTTCCAGAGGGGTATTGCGGAGAAGTACTATGATGGTAGTGTGCCACTTATTGTTAAGTTGAATGGTAAGACAAGCCTATACAATGGTGAGCCAATATCAGTGGCTAACTGCACCGTTGAGGAGGCGGTTAGCCTAGGTGCATCTGCCGTGGGCTACACAATATATCCAGGTAGTGGTTATGAATGGAAGATGTTTGAGGAATTGGCTAGGATAAAGAGGGAAGCAGTTAAGTTCGATTTGCCACTTATTGTTTGGTCTTATCCAAGGGGTGGTAAGGTAACTAATGAAACGGCACCGGAGATCGTTGCCTATGCGGCTAGGGTGGCTCTCGAACTTGGTGCGGATGCCATGAAAATAAAGTATACTGGTGATCCGAAGACATTCTCCTGGGCTGTGAAAGTAGCTGGTAAGGTTCCCGTATTAATGTCTGGTGGACCAAAGACGAAGACTGAGGAGGAGTTCCTAAGGCAGGTTGAGGGTGTTATTGAGGCTGGCGCCATTGGTATTGCCGTTGGTAGGAACGTGTGGCAGAGAAGGGATGCCCTAAAATTCACTAGGGTGCTTTCAGAAATAGTTTATGGTGGTAAGAAGGTAGTTGAGGTATTGGGTGAGGTCAAGTGA
- a CDS encoding UxaA family hydrolase: protein MSLETIVERQALVLNSSDNVAIALRDLKAGEEVVVRIGDSGLRVKFLNDIPFGHKFAIKDIPKCDYVIKYGHVIGRAKRDIKVGEHVHVHNVESLTVVHSVCRG, encoded by the coding sequence ATGTCATTAGAAACAATCGTGGAGAGACAGGCCTTAGTGCTTAATTCAAGCGATAATGTAGCAATAGCACTTAGGGATTTGAAAGCTGGTGAGGAGGTTGTGGTTAGGATTGGTGATTCCGGCTTAAGGGTGAAGTTTCTTAATGATATACCCTTTGGTCATAAGTTCGCCATTAAGGATATACCTAAGTGTGATTATGTAATCAAGTATGGTCACGTGATAGGTAGGGCTAAGAGGGATATCAAGGTTGGTGAACATGTGCATGTTCATAATGTGGAGAGCTTGACAGTCGTGCATAGTGTTTGCAGGGGGTGA
- the glcU gene encoding glucose ABC transporter permease GlcU, whose amino-acid sequence MNNKYITRVIKYAILQLIAVMFVILWLFPLYAMIVGGFKSNMEAASAPILLLPRQFSTEAYYFDWFGFGTLVGLEFPMIRQLLITIPVTLASVILGSMGAYFFYMQMERRPWISNVGFSIISLATYLPAQTLTVPLIELTSSLGIYQTYWGLAFAYFIFYLPMSALLMSIFLPVVPNYLVESARLDGARDWSIFWHVIFPLVLPGFLSTLIFVFLMVWQDFFTPLIIATKPSLYMLPVAARQYVGGYAILYNRSFAAGVITSLVPLIIFAFLGRYFIRGLAALGGGAKGI is encoded by the coding sequence ATGAATAATAAATACATTACTAGGGTCATTAAGTATGCAATACTTCAGTTGATTGCAGTTATGTTTGTTATTTTATGGTTATTTCCGTTATACGCCATGATTGTTGGTGGCTTCAAATCAAACATGGAAGCTGCATCTGCTCCAATCCTATTACTACCTAGGCAATTCTCGACGGAGGCCTATTACTTTGATTGGTTTGGTTTCGGTACATTAGTTGGCCTTGAATTTCCCATGATACGCCAATTACTAATTACAATTCCTGTTACACTAGCCTCAGTAATTTTAGGTAGTATGGGTGCTTACTTCTTCTATATGCAAATGGAGAGGAGACCATGGATTAGTAATGTAGGTTTTTCAATAATTTCGCTAGCCACATACTTACCTGCCCAGACATTAACCGTGCCCTTAATTGAATTAACTTCATCACTAGGGATCTACCAAACCTATTGGGGTCTTGCCTTTGCATACTTCATATTCTACCTACCAATGTCAGCACTATTAATGTCAATATTCCTACCTGTTGTACCTAATTACCTAGTAGAGAGTGCTAGGCTTGATGGTGCACGTGATTGGTCCATATTCTGGCATGTAATATTTCCACTGGTCTTGCCAGGATTCCTATCGACATTAATATTTGTATTCCTCATGGTTTGGCAGGATTTCTTTACGCCATTAATAATAGCCACAAAACCAAGCCTCTACATGCTACCAGTAGCCGCTAGGCAATACGTTGGGGGTTATGCAATACTTTATAATAGATCATTTGCGGCTGGTGTAATAACATCATTAGTGCCACTCATTATATTCGCCTTCCTAGGCAGATATTTCATAAGGGGTCTAGCTGCACTCGGTGGTGGTGCCAAGGGTATATGA
- a CDS encoding DUF309 domain-containing protein: protein MQGNRTLIVVNNPGLTPANRQELMNELRQVGLKIINVRIASDHIEIDLYINDMTIEKIKSLGFIIRELISINKENEDKVLNEENAAMTYVRLFNEERFWEAHEALERIWHRSKDEGIRGLIILAAAFVKIQENNPEAFRRLIIRARELITSNEIPWINKENLLRKIDSALTTMKSFKIEEQDLRPIQKT from the coding sequence ATGCAGGGCAATAGGACCTTAATCGTCGTTAACAATCCTGGACTCACACCAGCTAATAGGCAGGAATTAATGAATGAGTTACGACAAGTAGGGCTTAAGATAATAAATGTAAGAATTGCAAGTGATCATATTGAAATAGATCTGTACATAAATGACATGACCATAGAAAAAATAAAGTCACTTGGTTTTATCATTAGAGAATTAATAAGTATAAATAAAGAGAATGAAGATAAAGTACTCAATGAGGAAAATGCCGCAATGACGTACGTCAGATTATTTAATGAAGAACGGTTTTGGGAAGCCCATGAAGCTCTTGAGAGGATTTGGCATAGGAGTAAGGACGAGGGCATACGAGGATTAATAATATTAGCTGCAGCTTTCGTGAAAATCCAGGAAAACAACCCAGAGGCATTCAGGAGATTAATAATCAGGGCAAGAGAGTTAATCACAAGCAATGAAATACCCTGGATAAACAAGGAAAACCTACTAAGAAAAATAGACAGTGCCCTAACGACCATGAAATCCTTCAAAATCGAAGAACAGGACCTAAGACCGATACAAAAAACTTAA
- the glcV gene encoding glucose ABC transporter ATP-binding protein GlcV, whose amino-acid sequence MVTVRMEELTKYFRKGKNIIKAVDHITYKISDGIAFGILGPSGHGKTTLLRLIAGLEIPTDGYVYFNDELMSEPGRIVIEPERRNIAMVFQNWALYPNMTVYDNIAFPLKMAKMSKHEIDKRVREIAEELELTRVLNHYPKELSGGQMQRTALARALVKNPKILLLDEPFSNLDAALRDSARALVRRIQRERKLTTIIVSHDPADIFSIADAAGVIINGKFAQIGSPTDIYNTPATTLIAALSGDINLLSAKVVEDTALIANLRIPLVKGLINDNEVIIGLRPDEMKILIEQQDIHGFVNVGKIRVKVSSYTLGVFRIVVSPISDESVNIIVVSDEPIEPGREAHLLIKPDKMKIFNKEERLICPELKNIITA is encoded by the coding sequence ATGGTTACAGTCAGAATGGAAGAATTAACTAAGTATTTCAGGAAAGGGAAGAATATAATTAAGGCCGTAGATCATATAACATATAAAATAAGTGATGGAATAGCCTTTGGAATTCTTGGACCAAGTGGCCATGGAAAAACAACACTATTAAGGCTAATAGCAGGCCTTGAAATACCCACTGATGGTTATGTTTACTTTAATGATGAACTTATGTCAGAGCCAGGTAGAATCGTTATTGAACCGGAGAGGAGGAATATAGCCATGGTCTTTCAGAATTGGGCATTATATCCCAACATGACTGTTTACGATAATATAGCGTTCCCGTTAAAAATGGCTAAAATGAGCAAACACGAGATAGATAAGAGGGTTAGGGAGATCGCTGAGGAACTTGAACTCACACGAGTCCTTAACCATTACCCAAAGGAATTATCAGGCGGGCAAATGCAGAGAACGGCACTGGCAAGGGCGTTAGTGAAAAACCCTAAGATTTTACTACTAGATGAACCATTTAGTAATTTAGATGCGGCATTAAGGGATAGTGCAAGGGCCTTGGTAAGGAGGATACAGAGGGAACGTAAGTTGACAACAATAATAGTGTCTCATGATCCTGCAGACATATTCTCAATAGCTGATGCGGCTGGTGTAATAATAAATGGAAAATTTGCTCAAATAGGAAGCCCAACCGATATTTATAATACGCCAGCTACGACATTAATAGCAGCACTTAGTGGCGATATAAATCTGCTCTCTGCTAAGGTGGTCGAGGACACGGCACTTATAGCTAATTTAAGAATACCGCTAGTTAAAGGATTAATTAATGATAACGAAGTCATAATTGGACTAAGGCCAGATGAAATGAAAATACTCATAGAGCAGCAGGACATACATGGATTTGTTAATGTTGGTAAAATAAGGGTTAAAGTTTCAAGTTATACCCTAGGCGTCTTCAGGATAGTAGTATCCCCAATATCCGACGAGAGTGTAAACATTATAGTAGTGTCGGATGAACCGATTGAACCAGGAAGAGAAGCCCACTTACTTATTAAGCCTGATAAGATGAAGATCTTCAATAAGGAGGAGAGATTAATATGCCCTGAATTAAAGAATATAATAACAGCATAA